One genomic window of Comamonas antarctica includes the following:
- a CDS encoding linear amide C-N hydrolase, whose amino-acid sequence MLPAAWACTRVVYHGAAGQVITARSMDWKSDITSNLWVLPRGMQRSGEAGPNSLRWTSRYGSLVTSGYDVSTTDGVNEAGLHANLLWLAESEYPRFDANSKPGLTIAAWAQYVLDNFASVAEAVAALQLEPFTLVTDNVPGERRLTTLHLSMSDAGGDSAIVEYIGGRQVIHHSRSYQVMTNSPHFEQQLALNAYWQQIGGTTMLPGTNRAADRFARAAFYVNAVPKDPDPNKALASVFSVIRNVSVPYGISTPDEPNISSTRWRTVFDHQRQLYFFESALTPNTFWVDLKALDFSAERGRVLKLDLGPNQDHPYAGNATPAFQPAEPFRFLGLPG is encoded by the coding sequence ATGCTGCCCGCGGCCTGGGCCTGCACGCGTGTCGTCTACCACGGCGCCGCAGGCCAGGTCATCACGGCGCGCTCGATGGATTGGAAAAGCGACATCACCAGCAATCTCTGGGTGCTGCCGCGCGGCATGCAGCGCAGCGGCGAGGCGGGTCCGAATTCGCTGCGCTGGACCTCGCGCTATGGCAGTCTCGTCACCTCGGGCTATGACGTCTCGACCACCGATGGCGTGAACGAGGCCGGGCTGCACGCCAATCTGCTGTGGCTGGCCGAGTCCGAATACCCGCGTTTCGATGCCAACAGCAAGCCGGGCCTGACCATTGCCGCCTGGGCGCAGTATGTGCTCGACAACTTTGCCAGCGTGGCCGAGGCCGTGGCCGCGCTGCAACTCGAGCCGTTCACGCTGGTCACCGACAACGTGCCTGGCGAGAGGCGCCTGACCACGCTGCACCTGTCGATGTCGGATGCGGGCGGCGACAGCGCGATCGTCGAGTACATCGGCGGCCGGCAGGTCATTCACCACAGCCGCAGCTACCAGGTCATGACCAATTCGCCGCATTTCGAGCAGCAGCTGGCGCTCAATGCCTATTGGCAGCAGATCGGCGGCACCACCATGCTGCCGGGCACCAACCGCGCCGCCGACCGCTTTGCGCGCGCCGCGTTCTATGTCAACGCCGTGCCCAAGGACCCCGATCCGAACAAGGCGCTGGCCAGTGTCTTCAGCGTGATCCGCAATGTCTCGGTGCCCTACGGCATCAGCACGCCGGACGAACCGAATATTTCCTCGACGCGCTGGCGCACGGTGTTCGATCACCAGCGCCAACTGTATTTCTTCGAGTCGGCGCTCACGCCCAATACCTTCTGGGTCGATCTCAAGGCGCTGGATTTCAGCGCCGAGCGCGGCCGGGTGCTCAAGCTCGATCTCGGCCCGAACCAGGACCACCCCTACGCCGGCAATGCCACGCCGGCATTCCAGCCGGCCGAACCCTTCCGGTTTCTGGGCCTGCCCGGCTAG
- a CDS encoding transglutaminase-like domain-containing protein, protein MIRLQLQIELSYTVLAPGADFFFFIHAAHTPQQTVSDERLVISQSDASWTLQESPAMDQRCLRLSANPGPLKVNYAASVEITHHVADPAQIDEVPVCELPLDVLPYIYPSRYCQSDRLYNFAGGLFGHLPKGYARAQAICDWVQQHVTFRSNSSTGTTSAVDTLVERVGVCRDFAHLMIALCRAVNLPARFATGTDYGADPSMGPPDFHAYVEVYLGHRWYLFDPSGTAIPMGIMRLATGRDAADVAFATIFGSVYSDQPRIHVVAGEDPAKGWQMPVHTASALSTA, encoded by the coding sequence ATGATCCGACTTCAACTCCAGATCGAGTTGTCCTATACGGTGCTTGCACCAGGCGCCGATTTCTTCTTCTTCATCCACGCGGCGCACACGCCGCAGCAGACCGTGTCCGACGAGCGGCTGGTGATCAGCCAGTCCGACGCCTCCTGGACGCTGCAGGAAAGTCCCGCCATGGACCAGCGCTGCCTGCGCCTGAGTGCCAACCCCGGCCCGCTCAAGGTCAACTATGCCGCCAGTGTCGAAATCACCCACCATGTGGCCGATCCGGCGCAGATCGACGAAGTGCCGGTGTGCGAACTGCCGCTCGATGTGCTGCCGTATATCTACCCCAGCCGTTATTGCCAGTCCGACCGGCTCTACAACTTCGCCGGCGGGCTGTTTGGCCACCTGCCCAAGGGCTATGCACGCGCGCAGGCGATCTGCGATTGGGTGCAGCAGCACGTGACGTTCCGCTCCAACAGTTCCACCGGCACCACCTCGGCCGTCGACACGCTGGTCGAGCGCGTGGGCGTGTGCCGCGACTTCGCGCATCTGATGATCGCGCTGTGCCGCGCCGTCAACCTGCCCGCGCGCTTTGCCACCGGCACCGACTATGGCGCCGACCCGAGCATGGGCCCGCCCGACTTCCACGCCTATGTCGAGGTCTATCTGGGCCACCGCTGGTACCTGTTCGATCCGTCGGGCACGGCGATTCCCATGGGCATCATGCGCCTGGCCACCGGCCGCGATGCCGCCGATGTGGCGTTTGCGACGATCTTCGGCAGCGTCTACAGCGACCAGCCGCGCATCCATGTCGTTGCGGGGGAAGATCCGGCGAAGGGCTGGCAGATGCCGGTGCACACGGCCTCGGCGCTGTCTACGGCTTAA
- a CDS encoding IclR family transcriptional regulator, producing the protein MNTLDLVWRGLDGAASGKLDGSLPTRRPKSRSMAVATRSAPKTVRVRPVPAVSRSIAILRLLGETQQGLGVKAIADQLALVPSTCLHILRVLVSEDLVQIDPASKRYTLAAGMISLARSVLEGGSFAARVQPALDRLAAGHGVTAMGVEVTQHQSVVVLALSKSSQPFRLHTDVGSQFSSLVSATGRLIAAQMEASAAQLKKVYAAIPWDAAPGFATWRNEVELARREGWALDRDHFVRGLTVVALPVFNARRQLTHTVVAVGMSSLLDAPALQRLVQDMRAELEALGERP; encoded by the coding sequence ATGAACACACTGGATCTGGTTTGGCGCGGCCTGGACGGCGCGGCATCGGGTAAGCTGGACGGCTCCTTGCCCACCCGCCGCCCGAAATCCCGTTCCATGGCCGTTGCAACCCGTTCCGCCCCCAAAACCGTGCGCGTGCGCCCCGTTCCCGCCGTCAGCCGCTCGATTGCCATCCTGCGGCTGCTGGGCGAGACCCAGCAAGGGCTGGGGGTGAAGGCCATTGCCGACCAGCTGGCGCTGGTGCCCAGCACCTGCCTGCACATCCTGCGCGTGCTGGTCAGCGAGGACCTGGTGCAGATCGATCCCGCGAGCAAGCGCTATACGCTGGCCGCGGGCATGATCAGCCTGGCGCGCAGCGTGCTCGAAGGAGGCAGCTTCGCGGCGCGCGTGCAGCCGGCGCTCGACCGGCTGGCGGCCGGGCATGGCGTCACGGCCATGGGCGTCGAGGTCACGCAGCACCAGAGCGTGGTGGTGCTGGCGCTGTCGAAATCAAGCCAGCCGTTTCGGCTGCACACCGATGTCGGCAGCCAGTTCTCGAGCCTGGTCAGCGCCACGGGCCGGCTGATCGCAGCGCAGATGGAGGCGAGCGCGGCGCAGCTCAAGAAGGTCTACGCCGCCATTCCCTGGGACGCTGCACCGGGCTTTGCCACCTGGCGCAACGAGGTCGAGCTGGCGCGGCGCGAGGGCTGGGCGCTCGACCGCGACCATTTCGTGCGCGGCCTCACCGTGGTCGCGCTGCCGGTGTTCAATGCGCGCCGCCAGCTCACGCACACGGTGGTGGCGGTGGGCATGAGCAGCCTGCTCGATGCGCCCGCGCTGCAGCGCCTGGTGCAGGACATGCGCGCGGAACTCGAGGCCCTGGGCGAGCGCCCCTGA
- a CDS encoding PaaI family thioesterase: MHATDWKPHTLPGFMGLAGPLWTRREEGGWAYGLQVQRQHLNPAGVLHGGALLTLVDHALSTVAWQALQRQPCLTLQLDSQFLASVAEGGFVVVRARVTQRTRSLLFLQGLATVEEAPVLQAQAIMKVQPP; encoded by the coding sequence ATGCACGCCACTGACTGGAAACCCCACACGCTCCCCGGCTTCATGGGACTGGCGGGCCCGCTGTGGACGCGCCGCGAGGAGGGCGGCTGGGCCTATGGGCTGCAGGTGCAGCGCCAGCATCTGAACCCCGCGGGCGTGCTGCATGGCGGCGCCTTGCTCACCCTGGTGGACCATGCCCTCAGCACCGTCGCCTGGCAGGCGCTGCAGCGCCAGCCCTGCCTCACGCTGCAGCTCGACAGCCAGTTCCTGGCCAGCGTGGCCGAGGGCGGCTTTGTCGTCGTGCGCGCCCGCGTCACGCAGCGCACGCGCAGCCTGCTGTTCCTGCAGGGGCTGGCCACGGTGGAGGAGGCGCCGGTGCTGCAGGCGCAGGCCATCATGAAGGTGCAGCCGCCATGA
- a CDS encoding Bug family tripartite tricarboxylate transporter substrate binding protein, with translation MKFAALGLAAALGLLAAPALQAQGYPNKPIKIIVAYPAGQGTDIATRYLADQIARDLGQPIIIDNRPGAGGNVGTEATAKAHPDGYTLTMGTNATHVLNEFLYSKIPFNAGSDFEPVVMVGTFPMVLAVASNSPLTSARQLVDKVKAAPRGADIALPSTSARLVVELLKERSAVPLFGVPYKGASIAITDLIGGQLAAIVDTPTSLRPHLQSGKLRALAVTSKQPSPLVPGVPSIAEQGYPDFDVIAWNALYAPKGTPTQVVQTLNAAFNKALQRPETRQRLLELGFEPAGGTPEWLQTFGRSERQKWQGVIATAGLKAD, from the coding sequence ATGAAATTCGCAGCACTGGGGCTGGCCGCCGCACTGGGCCTGCTTGCCGCGCCGGCATTGCAGGCGCAGGGCTACCCGAACAAGCCGATCAAGATCATCGTGGCCTACCCCGCGGGGCAGGGCACCGACATCGCCACGCGTTATCTCGCCGACCAGATCGCACGCGACCTGGGCCAGCCGATCATCATCGACAACCGTCCCGGCGCGGGCGGCAATGTGGGCACCGAGGCCACGGCCAAGGCCCATCCCGACGGCTATACGCTGACCATGGGCACCAACGCCACCCATGTGCTCAACGAGTTTCTCTACAGCAAGATCCCCTTCAACGCCGGCAGCGACTTCGAGCCGGTGGTGATGGTCGGCACCTTCCCGATGGTGCTGGCCGTGGCCAGCAACTCGCCGCTGACCAGCGCGCGGCAACTGGTCGACAAGGTCAAGGCCGCGCCGCGCGGCGCCGACATCGCGCTGCCGAGCACCAGTGCGCGCCTGGTGGTGGAGTTGCTCAAGGAGCGCTCGGCCGTGCCGCTGTTCGGCGTGCCCTACAAGGGCGCGAGCATTGCCATCACCGACCTGATCGGCGGCCAGCTCGCGGCCATTGTCGACACCCCCACCAGCCTGCGCCCGCACCTGCAGTCGGGCAAGCTGCGCGCGCTTGCCGTGACCTCGAAGCAACCCAGCCCGCTGGTGCCGGGCGTGCCCTCGATTGCCGAGCAGGGCTACCCCGACTTCGATGTGATTGCCTGGAACGCGCTGTATGCCCCCAAGGGCACGCCGACGCAGGTCGTGCAGACGCTCAATGCGGCCTTCAACAAGGCCTTGCAGCGCCCCGAGACGCGCCAGCGCCTGCTGGAGCTGGGCTTCGAGCCCGCGGGCGGCACGCCCGAATGGCTGCAGACCTTCGGCCGGAGCGAGCGCCAGAAGTGGCAGGGGGTGATTGCGACGGCGGGGTTGAAGGCGGATTGA